A window from Thermodesulfobacteriota bacterium encodes these proteins:
- the ppdK gene encoding pyruvate, phosphate dikinase, giving the protein MKKFVYLFGNGKAEGKGNMKDLLGGKGAGLAEMTRIGVPVPPGFTISTEACTEFYNHKRHIPENILKEIELNLSKLEKLIGKKLGDPENPLLVSVRSGAKFSMPGMMDTILNLGLNDRIAERLSKKTDNPIFVWDAYRRLIEMFSDVVFGIDKEEFEHLFADIKKKEGVKSDSGLTPGILKQVIDKSKQLVKKKANEEFPQGPLDQLHMAIRAVFLSWNNERAIFYRKQYGIPDDLGTAANVQAMVFGNMSDDSGTGVGFTRDPASGERNLYAECLMNAQGEDLVAGIRTPKHIEELERELPSVYKQLVKIADALEKHFKDMQDFEFTIERGKLYFLQTRNGKRTGIAALKIAYDMVREKLITREEAISRIEPEHLEQFLFPIFNPEEKEKHKIIATGLAASPGAVSGAVALDADTAVRFSSEGKNTILVRKETSADDIKGMAASKGVLTARGGRTSHAAVVGRQMGKVCIVGAEDINIDEKNRRFVTGDVIVKEGDFISLDGFEGKVYSGHVPVIPSDIIQVVEEKIKPEESENYKIFNSILKWADEIRTIGVRTNADTPQDARIAYKFGAEGIGLCRTEHMFFAKDRIPIMQDMILSQTPEERAKYLSKLLPMQRNDFKELFRNMKGHPVTIRLIDPPLHEFLPKLQELMMDIKELEMKKPSSKGLDRKKLLLERVQELHEFNPMLGLRGCRLGILIPEITKMQVTAIMEAASEVADEGVKAVPEIMVPLVAMVTEMKAQKDVIQQVADEVLSKSRKKIKYKIGTMIEVPRAAVTADQIATEAEFFSFGTNDLTQMMFGLSRDDSGKIIKTYMNEKVALNGKDISILEKDPFLTLDLGVVELMKLAIAKGRKVRPDLKVGICGEHGGDPQSIEYSNAIGVDYVSCSPFRVPIARLAAAKGALNEK; this is encoded by the coding sequence ATGAAGAAATTCGTATATTTATTCGGTAACGGTAAAGCGGAAGGAAAAGGCAACATGAAGGACCTGCTCGGCGGAAAGGGCGCGGGACTCGCGGAAATGACGAGGATAGGCGTACCCGTCCCGCCCGGTTTTACCATAAGCACGGAAGCCTGCACCGAATTCTATAATCATAAACGACATATCCCGGAAAACATATTGAAGGAAATCGAGCTCAACCTTTCGAAGCTCGAAAAGCTCATAGGGAAAAAGCTGGGAGACCCCGAAAACCCGCTCCTCGTTTCGGTGCGCTCAGGCGCCAAATTCTCCATGCCCGGCATGATGGATACTATCCTCAACCTCGGACTCAACGACAGGATCGCCGAGCGCCTTTCGAAAAAAACCGATAACCCGATATTCGTATGGGACGCCTACAGGAGGCTCATCGAGATGTTTTCCGACGTGGTGTTCGGCATCGACAAGGAAGAGTTCGAGCACCTTTTCGCGGATATAAAAAAGAAGGAAGGCGTGAAGAGCGATTCCGGCCTCACGCCCGGTATCCTTAAACAAGTCATTGATAAATCAAAACAGCTCGTCAAAAAGAAAGCAAACGAGGAGTTTCCCCAGGGCCCGCTCGACCAGCTCCACATGGCTATACGCGCGGTCTTCCTTTCATGGAATAACGAGAGGGCGATCTTCTACAGGAAGCAGTACGGCATACCAGACGATCTGGGCACCGCCGCCAACGTGCAGGCCATGGTCTTCGGAAACATGAGCGACGATTCGGGCACGGGCGTGGGCTTCACGAGAGACCCGGCGAGCGGCGAGAGGAACCTCTACGCCGAGTGCCTTATGAACGCGCAGGGCGAAGACCTCGTGGCAGGGATAAGGACACCCAAGCATATCGAGGAGCTCGAGCGCGAGCTGCCTTCCGTCTATAAACAGCTTGTGAAGATCGCAGATGCGCTCGAAAAGCATTTCAAGGATATGCAGGACTTCGAATTCACCATCGAGAGAGGGAAGCTCTATTTCCTTCAGACGCGGAACGGCAAGAGGACGGGGATCGCGGCTTTAAAAATCGCCTACGACATGGTCAGGGAAAAGCTGATAACGAGGGAAGAGGCCATCTCCAGGATCGAGCCCGAGCACCTGGAGCAGTTCCTGTTCCCGATATTCAATCCCGAAGAGAAGGAGAAGCATAAAATCATAGCCACCGGGCTCGCGGCGTCGCCCGGAGCGGTGTCGGGAGCCGTGGCGCTCGACGCTGATACGGCAGTGAGGTTCAGCAGCGAGGGCAAGAACACCATTCTCGTGAGGAAGGAAACGAGCGCCGACGATATAAAGGGTATGGCCGCCTCCAAGGGGGTATTGACCGCGCGCGGAGGGAGGACGAGCCACGCGGCCGTCGTGGGCAGGCAGATGGGCAAGGTATGCATAGTAGGCGCAGAGGACATAAACATCGATGAAAAAAACAGGCGCTTCGTGACGGGCGACGTTATCGTCAAGGAAGGCGATTTCATTTCGCTCGATGGATTCGAAGGAAAAGTTTATTCCGGACACGTGCCTGTTATACCGTCAGACATAATACAGGTCGTCGAAGAGAAGATAAAACCGGAAGAATCGGAAAACTACAAGATTTTCAATTCAATACTGAAATGGGCCGACGAGATCAGAACGATCGGGGTAAGGACGAACGCGGACACGCCGCAGGACGCGAGAATAGCGTACAAGTTCGGCGCGGAGGGCATAGGGCTCTGCAGGACCGAACACATGTTCTTCGCAAAAGACAGGATACCGATAATGCAGGACATGATCCTCTCGCAGACCCCTGAAGAGAGGGCCAAATACCTGTCGAAGCTCCTGCCGATGCAGAGGAACGACTTCAAGGAGCTGTTCCGCAACATGAAGGGGCACCCCGTCACTATCAGGCTCATCGACCCGCCTCTCCACGAGTTCCTGCCCAAGCTCCAGGAGCTGATGATGGACATAAAGGAGCTCGAGATGAAAAAGCCGTCCTCGAAGGGACTCGACAGAAAAAAATTGCTCCTCGAGAGGGTCCAGGAGCTCCACGAGTTCAACCCGATGCTCGGTCTCAGGGGATGCAGACTCGGCATACTGATACCGGAGATCACAAAGATGCAGGTGACGGCGATAATGGAGGCGGCGTCCGAAGTGGCGGACGAAGGGGTAAAGGCCGTCCCCGAAATAATGGTCCCGCTCGTGGCGATGGTCACCGAAATGAAAGCGCAGAAAGACGTAATACAGCAAGTGGCCGACGAAGTCCTCAGCAAATCAAGAAAGAAAATAAAATACAAAATCGGAACAATGATAGAAGTCCCGAGAGCTGCCGTCACCGCCGACCAGATAGCGACCGAGGCCGAGTTCTTCTCATTCGGGACGAACGACCTTACACAGATGATGTTCGGGCTTTCGAGAGACGACTCGGGAAAAATTATTAAGACGTATATGAACGAAAAAGTGGCTCTCAACGGAAAGGATATAAGCATCCTCGAAAAAGACCCGTTCCTGACGCTCGACCTGGGGGTCGTCGAGCTTATGAAGCTCGCGATAGCGAAAGGGAGGAAGGTGAGACCCGACCTCAAGGTCGGCATATGCGGTGAGCACGGCGGGGACCCGCAGTCTATCGAGTACTCAAACGCGATCGGCGTCGATTACGTAAGCTGCTCGCCGTTCAGAGTGCCGATAGCGAGACTCGCCGCCGCGAAAGGCGCACTCAACGAGAAATAG